In the genome of Toxoplasma gondii ME49 chromosome Ia, whole genome shotgun sequence, the window GCGACTTGTATGCCCAGTATGTTTTTCCTTCCACCTATTTCGAAATGCTGCGACGTTTCGCGTCGGGATTCACGTTCCGAAACACTACCTTGCGTCACTTGCAACGTCTATCCCGAAACCGACGAAAGCGAATACGGACTGGATATTGCATTCGGGAACACAAAGTGGGCAGTACAAGTCGAGACATTTACCCTCAACTGACGATGATTAGAAATAACGATACTGTCTAGCCTGTCATTCCTCCCAGGATTGCGAGAACAGCGACAACGTCCCACACAGTAACCCAATGTCATTGCCCCGCAGAAGGCTTAAATCGAAGCTTCAAGTGAAACGATCGGGGCTGCGGCTGGCCGATGTGGCTGCCAAGACTGTCCGCTGCTGATTGTGGCAGACGCTTTCGCGAAAATTCCTTGCGGCAATGGCTTTGGCCGCTGCGGAGCTTCTCTACACTGCACACAGAGGATAAATGTTCCTGGCATCCGCACTAAACGGTGCACATTGAAGAGCCCTTTCCGAACGAATATGGGATCATATGATATACTCAGTATGTAACCGCTTTTCTGCGTGCGTAAGGCTATCTATCCCAAGTTTACCAGACCTTGTCCGCTTCTGGCCGTATTGCGACACTGGCGAGGTGATCGAAGCACAGATGTCGATAGTGCAGTTCGAAACTCGATCCGAGCTATCGAGTCCGTGTGCAACTATAATGCATGAGAGCTGACCAGGCCCGACATGCTGACACTTTCACTGGAGCATACGACTTGCAGAGCTGCCTTCGCCGTGTTGTtgacgaggcagaaacggTTTCGATTACGGCAACAAACGCAGTTCGCCTCAACCAAGGACGAAGGAATTCTCGCTCCCAGGTACGGTCCTCCACGTTTCTTCAAAATCGAGATGCAACGCGACCACATTTAAGTTTTTCTCCATTGCAGAACCCTCATCGCTTACGTCTAAAAAAACCAATAGCTCCCCAAACACGAAGCGGACAGTTACTTGAAACGCAGACAGCGTTTAAAGGCGTGGTTTAGTCTTTGACTCTGCATCTCCTACCTCTGTGGTGCGTCCCTTGTGCAGCAGTCCATGTTTCCCGGTGTTCTGCATGAAAttcctcttctccattcGTATCACTTTATCTCCCAAGGATATGATGTGCTGCTGCGGTAGCATCCATTTATTGACTAGTTCCACAGACAGATCTCTGCAGTTTTCGCGCTCGGTCGAAGATGGGTTGCAGATGCATTGCGATGCGGAGCTTCGCGAGATAAAGTTGCCTGAACCAGGCCAATGACAGTGTATGGAATAGCATACATTTCCTGTCTCGAGAAAGCGTGTGGTAATCGTTCGCAACATCTGTCATGAACTTCGACATATACGCACAATGAAAGCTACTGACGTCCTAGGGAAGCGCCCAGCGATGCTGACGCACGTTACGAGCGTGTAAAGAGAAATTATGTCAGAAGCTATTGCTGCCGCCCCTGTGCACAACAATGACCAAATCCATCCAGCAATGTGCTTTGCGTGGTTCAAATAGTCTCACTTTCAGACGGCCGGAAACAAAAGAATCCATGTAACACACTGAAATTTCTGCCTGGCATGAGCGGGAAGATCCGGTGACAGAGTGAGCGGGTTTTGGATCCCACTGCAGTAGGTATCTTGCTTTAAATACGGAACGTTTTCGGTGACTACGTAACCGTTCTGCGCAGAAAAGTGCATCTGCCAAAGGAACTGCGAACTGCACAGCGGCTGTTGTTTCTGCGTGAAGGTTCACTGTGGAATGGTGTCCTCGTTGGTTTGCGGTTGGCGGCcgcagcgaagaggcgaactCTTCACATCTTGGACAACGAACGTCGGCGATACTCCGATTTACAGGAGATCCAAAATGCCGTCAAACGGTTTTAGAAACAAGACCAAGAACGGAGTGTTACCCGGTACATCCTATGCCATGATGCAGACGAATAGTGGTATGCTTTCATCTATTTCGCCTTCTGACGTGTTCACTGACGACAAAGATCCAACCGTCGTGTCCAGTGCTAATGCTGCCCTCGGCCGGATGAAGTGCGTTGTTTTGCAGCGTGGAGGATATTGATAATATAGCTAAATACGCCATGTGTTCTTCCACTGCATTGGCAATGGTTGCCCGCCTGTCACAACTGCAAAACACTTTGTGTGACACGACGTGAACATCGTGGACAGATAATAGCGACAGTTGGCTCATTGACTCGAGGACCCCGCGACCCGCGCCCTCATAATGGAACGACACCTTAGGGCTTGGGTATACGAGGCACTTAGCCTTTAAAGGGGACGTTGGTTGCCTTCCACTGAGAGCGGAGGTCATCCATGGCCGATGGGTCTGTGTAGATGTTGCTGCCTTTGTCAGTCTGTCTGTAACTACGTCAGTTTCACAAACTCATGTCGATGTACCCGTGCACGCGTTCAGAGAGACTAAGGCACTCACTTCTCTATACAACTACATGAGCGGGAAATTCCGACATAAATTGCCTCGCGCATTCATTATTATTGTCATCGCTTCACGCGGGCTTATATTCGGCTTTGCTCGCTCGTACTGGAAAGTAAAACTCAGGAAATTGACTTTCCAATGTATTAGATGACATCACACTTGACGCCTTTCGCTTAGGCTTAGGTCGTTGTTAATAACTCCTGGGACGTATGCTGGGCTTGCAGGTGGAACGCAGCAAGCAGGAGCCACTCAGAAGCTCGGCAGACAGCAGCGATTGACGGTAGGGGGCCCGTTCCCATCGAACGATGCACTTGAACGGGGCACTGGGCGGCCGAGTCAGAACAAGTTCGTGGACAGGGAAGGAAGTGTTGTAGCCGTGTATGCAGCGAAATCAAAAGCGGGATGTTCTGCCCCGGACGTCGAGAAGGTCAACCAGGATGCGTTTTGCCTGGTAGAAAAGTATGGGGACTCGCCGAATCTTTCCTGGTTTTCAGTCATGGATGGCCATGGGCTGAATGGCCACCTGGTCTCTGACATAGTTCGCCAAATCTTGCATAAGAACGTCCAGGAGTGCCCAGAGTTCAACAGAGATATAAAGCAAGCTCTTCAGAAAGGGTTCTTCAGGACCAATTGTGAGCTCTTCCAGCCAGGAATAGACATCACGATGAGCGGAACCACATGCGTTGCTTGCGTGTTCCACGGTTCGACCTTGTACTCTGCTAACGTCGGAGACAGTAGGGCTATCATGGGCCGGTCAAATGGCAAAGGTGGCTGGACATCCCTCTCCCTTACTCACGATCACAAGCCTGACAGACCtgacgaggagaagcgcaTTCTGGCTGCGGATGGCCGTGTGGGCGCACTGAAGGGACCGAACGGAGAAGCCCTAGGACCAGCCAGGTGAGCAAAATTCGCTGCAACCCTGCATCTCTGAAAGAGAGCCTCCTCAAAATTATCGTCTGTTGCGCTGTTGTTTAGTATGGCCTTACGAACAAGGCCAGAAGAGGACAAAAAGGCAAAAGGGAACAATTACTACCCCGTTCATGTGCATAACTTGGTACTGAACATCCACTGCCACGGAAACATTTTGAATAGCATCAAGCTTGACTATCCTTTACTCCGATGTGAATACACACGGTTTAAAATAATTTAGAACCCCTAGGAACTTTGCCTGCTTGAAGCGGAGTCGAGCCTTACATATCTGGAGAGTCATCACACTCGAATGCTGCCAGTTTGATTTCTGTGGATATTTGTGGGAATCATATAGCTTGTTTTCACTACGGCCGTCTCGGTGGGGGTTCTAGATTGTAAAACATCATTTCAGCTGTCTTTTGACGACAGATGTTCGAGGATCCTCAGTTGTGAGGTGCACGACGGGTGTTGGCAAAAATAGCAATTCGTTTGAGTCACAGTTTTTCCACGTCTGGCCATTTTACCCAAAAGAAACACAGCAGAAACCATTAGGAACCAGTTACTTGGAGGTTCATCTTCCACGGAAACAGCAAGCGGCTCCTTACAACACACACTAccgactctgtctcgccgCATTGCCCGCGGACGACACGCATCGCGTAGGCGATGTTTAATTCCTGGCATCTAGGCGTCGCACTGAATAAGGCGTAGAGCGGACACGATAAACTGTTTTGTcgagaagatgaaggaggACAAGCTCAATGTTTCTTCGAAACTCCTGACAACAGCTTCCCAGAAAGCGTATTGACGAAGATTTTCCTCTCAATTGATACGGTGACTCACGGACGTGCATCTTCAGTGACACAGTAGTGTTCATGTCTGCGCGGTTCCACCTTTTACGTTTTCAGGGTCTGGAGAAAAGACTGCGATGCGCCAGGCCTCGCGATGTCGCGATCCCTAGGCGATTCCTTAGCAGCCTCCGTTGGAGTCATTGGTGAGCCAGAAATTTCAGTGGTTTCTCTTACGCCTCAAGACGATTTCATCGTCATTGCCTCTGATGGCCTTTGGGAGTTCATGACCAACGAAGAAGTGACTCAGattgtctctcgcttcctcgatTCCAGAGACCCTCTCGGT includes:
- a CDS encoding protein phosphatase 2c containing protein (encoded by transcript TGME49_293450), with the translated sequence MDGHGLNGHLVSDIVRQILHKNVQECPEFNRDIKQALQKGFFRTNCELFQPGIDITMSGTTCVACVFHGSTLYSANVGDSRAIMGRSNGKGGWTSLSLTHDHKPDRPDEEKRILAADGRVGALKGPNGEALGPARVWRKDCDAPGLAMSRSLGDSLAASVGVIGEPEISVVSLTPQDDFIVIASDGLWEFMTNEEVTQIVSRFLDSRDPLGACDGLIEEANRRWRLEDDVIDDTTVVVIFLDVGRKDGGEKHR